In Terriglobales bacterium, the sequence ATGAGGCGGCGGCGCTTGAAGCCGCCCAGCACGCGAGTGACAGTCTCGCGGGATGTGCCGATCATCTGCCCGATTTCTTCGTGCGTGAGAGTGAACTTCATGCGGCCGGGATTGCGCGCTTCTTCGTTCTGATCCAGCCAGTCCACCAGGAGGCGGGCCAGTTTTTCCGTGGCTGATTCGGAGAGCACGAGGTGGCGGATCTCGCGGCAGGTGGCGTCATAGTCTCGGCTGAGCTGCTGGGCTACCCATAGCGGCAGTTCGCGGTGGACACGCATCAGGCGCTGGAGATCTGCCTGGCGGATGAAGCTGACTTCGCACGGTCCTTGGGTTTCGGCGGTGGCCTCGTAACCGCGCGCGGAGACGGCGGCCGATACTCCCAGCAGCT encodes:
- a CDS encoding Crp/Fnr family transcriptional regulator, which encodes MAAHAIKVNAVPQSGQMFPELPSEISQALDEVAFTTTYPSGAVLFVEEQAPRGIFIVRRGRVKLSVSGSDGKVLILRIAEPGELLGVSAAVSARGYEATAETQGPCEVSFIRQADLQRLMRVHRELPLWVAQQLSRDYDATCREIRHLVLSESATEKLARLLVDWLDQNEEARNPGRMKFTLTHEEIGQMIGTSRETVTRVLGGFKRRRLIQQNGATLVIPNRDALESLISA